The following are encoded together in the Cicer arietinum cultivar CDC Frontier isolate Library 1 chromosome 2, Cicar.CDCFrontier_v2.0, whole genome shotgun sequence genome:
- the LOC101507666 gene encoding GDSL esterase/lipase At4g26790-like yields the protein MGCISISIIIFIILMITQIMMMSCKAGNVPAVIVFGDSSVDSGNNNKIATVLKSNFKPYGRDFEGGRPTGRFCNGRVPPDFIAKAFGVKDAIPAYLDRAYTIEDFKTGVCFASAGTGYDNATSAVLNVIPLWKEIEFYKEYQHKLRYHVGEEKANEIITEALYLISLGTNDFLENYYVLPKRQFHFTISQYQNFLVGIAENFIRKLYTLGARKLSITGLVPIGCLPLERATNFFGDFGCNENYNKVALQFNAKLEKMISKLNRELPQLKALSANAYDIIHDVITRPSFYGFEVVEKACCSTGTFEMSYLCSEKNPYTCKDANKYVFWDAFHPTEKTNRIASNFLIPKLLAAFK from the exons ATGGGGTGCATAAGCATAAGCATAATCATTTTCATAATACTAATGATAACACAAATTATGATGATGAGTTGCAAAGCTGGGAATGTACCAGCAGTAATTGTTTTTGGTGACTCTTCGGTTGATTCTggaaacaacaataaaattgcAACGGTTCTCAAAAGCAATTTCAAACCCTACGGCCGTGACTTCGAAGGCGGCCGCCCGACCGGACGCTTCTGCAACGGTCGTGTTCCGCCTGATTTCATTGCCAAGGCTTTCGGCGTTAAGGACGCTATACCAGCTTATTTGGATCGTGCTTATACAATTGAAGATTTTAAGACTGGCGTTTGTTTTGCTTCTGCTGGAACTGGATATGATAATGCAACTTCTGCTGTACTA AATGTGATACCACTATGGAAGGAAATAGAATTCTACAAGGAGTATCAACATAAATTGAGATACCATGTTGGTGAAGAGAAGGCAAATGAAATCATAACCGAAGCATTATATCTAATAAGCTTAGGAACAAATGATTTCCTTGAAAATTATTATGTTTTACCAAAACGACAATTCCATTTCACCATATCACAATATCAAAATTTTCTAGTTGGTATTGCTGAGAATTTCATTAGAAAATTGTATACACTTGGTGCTAGGAAATTATCCATAACTGGTCTTGTTCCTATAGGGTGTCTTCCATTAGAGAGGGCTACAAATTTTTTTGGTGACTTTGGTTGCAATGAAAATTACAACAAAGTGGCTTTGCAATTTAATGCAAAGTTGGAGAAAATGATATCAAAGTTAAATAGGGAGCTCCCACAATTGAAAGCCTTGTCAGCAAATGCATATGACATTATCCATGATGTTATTACAAGACCTTCCTTTTATg gATTTGAGGTGGTAGAGAAAGCATGTTGTTCAACTGGAACATTTGAGATGAGTTACTTATGCAGTGAGAAGAATCCATATACATGCAAAGATGCAAACAAATATGTGTTTTGGGATGCCTTTCATCCTACTGAGAAGACTAATCGCATTgcctctaattttttaataccCAAACTTCTAGCAGCTTTTAAATGA